Proteins from one Microbacterium hatanonis genomic window:
- a CDS encoding glycosyltransferase, whose product MDVSVIVPTFNEGPNVRELLRRLDAALTGTAFEVVFVDDSTDSTPDIIREAAAKTDTPVRLIHREHPTGGLGGAVVEGIQASASDWCLVMDGDLQHPPEVIPDMLARAQRGDADVVVASRYTAGGTSDGLANAVRTGVSRASTLLTKAMFPRKLHGCSDPMTGFFLVNRPAIDVESLRPRGFKILLEILARKQMRVAEVPFDFAERYAGESKASFTQGIRFLTQLTMLRFGRMSAFALVGGVGALANLGIMWALIGFGMEYIWASIFASIVTIVGNFLLLEYLVFADMREDSGLMRHRFLKSFTFNGIEAIIRIPVLWVLVERTHIPSVLAAALTLIAAFIVRFLFHALVVYAPRKQRGAKVEESQTPLADELAL is encoded by the coding sequence ATGGATGTGTCCGTCATCGTCCCCACCTTCAACGAGGGGCCGAACGTTCGGGAGCTTCTCCGACGCCTCGACGCAGCTCTGACCGGCACCGCGTTCGAGGTGGTGTTCGTCGACGATTCGACCGACAGCACCCCCGACATCATCCGTGAGGCCGCGGCGAAGACCGACACCCCGGTTCGCCTCATCCACCGGGAGCACCCCACCGGCGGCCTCGGCGGCGCCGTGGTCGAGGGCATCCAGGCGTCGGCATCGGACTGGTGCCTCGTCATGGACGGCGATCTGCAGCATCCGCCGGAGGTCATCCCCGACATGCTCGCCCGCGCCCAGCGCGGTGACGCCGACGTCGTCGTCGCCTCGCGGTACACCGCCGGCGGCACGTCCGACGGACTCGCCAACGCGGTGCGCACCGGGGTCTCCCGCGCGTCGACGCTGCTGACGAAGGCGATGTTCCCCCGCAAGCTGCACGGCTGCTCCGACCCGATGACCGGCTTCTTCCTCGTGAACCGCCCGGCCATCGACGTCGAGTCGCTGCGCCCGCGCGGATTCAAGATCCTCCTCGAGATCCTCGCGCGCAAGCAGATGCGCGTCGCCGAGGTGCCGTTCGACTTCGCCGAGCGCTACGCGGGCGAGTCGAAGGCGTCGTTCACGCAGGGCATCCGCTTCCTCACGCAGCTGACGATGCTGCGCTTCGGCCGCATGTCGGCCTTCGCTCTCGTCGGCGGCGTCGGCGCGCTGGCGAACCTCGGCATCATGTGGGCCCTGATCGGCTTCGGCATGGAGTACATCTGGGCGTCGATCTTCGCGAGCATCGTGACGATCGTCGGCAACTTCCTGCTGCTCGAGTACCTCGTCTTCGCCGACATGCGCGAGGATTCGGGGCTCATGCGGCACCGCTTCCTCAAGTCGTTCACGTTCAACGGCATCGAGGCGATCATCCGTATCCCCGTGCTGTGGGTGCTCGTCGAACGGACGCACATCCCGAGCGTTCTGGCCGCCGCCCTCACGCTCATCGCCGCGTTTATCGTGCGGTTCCTCTTCCACGCGCTCGTGGTCTACGCACCCCGCAAGCAGCGCGGCGCGAAGGTCGAGGAGTCGCAGACCCCGCTGGCCGACGAGCTCGCCCTCTGA
- a CDS encoding aldehyde dehydrogenase family protein produces the protein MTESTEVTVPDADRIDADIAALETGARLWTVLTIAQRARLLDRLHETVGAVATEWADVAATSKQLGPQHPLRGEEWLTGPYATLGALETARETLEKLAAGRTPLDGVRLDTAPDGRLRARVFPAQPIDRLLLSGFRGDVWLEPGTSPTEARDAAGLAQLHPGASGGVGLVLGAGNVTSIPVLDVLYELLSANRVSLLKVNPTQDALVPVFERALAPLIEPGFLRIVRGGGDVGAYLTRHPAFSHVHITGSAATFDAIVWGTGDEADRRREVDDPHLTTPITAELGGVAPVIVVPGRWSDADLRFQAEHIATMRLQNSGHNCIAGQVVIVSSDWPQRAAFLDALRTAYDTAPERPVWYPRSDEKARSAASDYPTARREGDGSRMLVELGASDDPTAIETTEYFAPVLGVVSLTGTGQRFVDAAVAHANQRLTGTLGANVLIDPATEASLGAGFDRAIASLRYGGIAINAWTGVSFTVPQLSWGAFPGGSLRDVGSGLGVVHNALLLDRVERSVLRGPFRPFPRSLGALAQRKGVFTVLPKPPWFVTARTGTAVSAGLARFRARRSWPALLVTLARAFGA, from the coding sequence ATGACGGAATCGACAGAGGTGACCGTCCCCGACGCCGATCGGATCGACGCCGACATCGCCGCCCTCGAGACGGGTGCCCGGCTGTGGACGGTGCTGACGATCGCGCAACGCGCCCGACTGCTCGACCGCCTGCACGAGACCGTCGGCGCGGTCGCGACCGAGTGGGCCGACGTCGCCGCGACGTCGAAGCAGCTCGGACCGCAGCATCCGCTCCGCGGCGAGGAATGGCTCACCGGCCCGTACGCCACCCTCGGTGCGCTCGAGACCGCACGGGAGACGCTCGAGAAGCTCGCCGCGGGCCGCACTCCCCTCGACGGGGTGCGCCTGGACACCGCCCCGGACGGCCGGCTCCGTGCACGCGTGTTCCCCGCGCAACCGATCGACCGACTGCTGCTCTCGGGTTTCCGCGGTGACGTCTGGCTCGAGCCGGGAACGTCGCCGACCGAGGCTCGGGATGCTGCGGGGCTCGCGCAGCTCCACCCCGGCGCATCGGGCGGGGTCGGGCTGGTGCTGGGCGCGGGCAACGTCACATCGATCCCCGTGCTCGACGTGCTGTACGAGCTGCTGTCGGCCAACCGTGTGTCGCTGCTGAAGGTCAATCCGACGCAGGATGCCCTCGTGCCCGTCTTCGAGCGCGCGCTCGCCCCGCTCATCGAACCGGGGTTCCTGCGGATCGTCCGCGGCGGTGGCGACGTGGGCGCGTACCTCACGCGGCATCCGGCCTTCTCGCACGTGCACATCACGGGCTCGGCGGCCACATTCGACGCGATCGTCTGGGGCACCGGCGACGAGGCCGACCGTCGGCGCGAGGTCGACGACCCGCACCTGACGACGCCCATCACCGCCGAGCTCGGCGGGGTCGCCCCGGTCATCGTCGTGCCGGGCCGGTGGAGCGACGCCGACCTGCGCTTCCAGGCCGAGCACATCGCCACGATGCGCCTGCAGAACAGCGGTCACAACTGCATAGCCGGACAAGTCGTCATCGTCAGCTCCGACTGGCCGCAGCGCGCGGCGTTCCTCGACGCGCTCCGCACCGCCTACGACACCGCCCCCGAACGACCGGTCTGGTACCCGCGCAGCGACGAGAAGGCCCGCTCCGCGGCATCCGACTACCCGACCGCGCGGCGCGAGGGCGACGGGTCGCGGATGCTGGTGGAGCTGGGCGCATCCGACGACCCGACCGCCATCGAGACCACCGAGTACTTCGCCCCCGTGCTCGGTGTGGTCTCGCTCACCGGAACCGGGCAGCGCTTCGTCGACGCGGCCGTCGCGCACGCGAACCAGCGTCTCACCGGCACCCTCGGCGCCAACGTGCTCATCGACCCCGCGACCGAGGCGTCGCTCGGGGCCGGCTTCGATCGCGCCATCGCGTCGCTGCGGTACGGCGGTATCGCCATCAACGCCTGGACGGGCGTGTCGTTCACCGTGCCGCAGCTGAGCTGGGGTGCCTTCCCGGGCGGTTCGCTGCGCGACGTCGGCAGCGGTCTCGGCGTCGTGCACAACGCGTTGCTGCTCGATCGCGTGGAGCGGTCGGTGCTGCGCGGCCCGTTCCGGCCGTTCCCGCGGTCGCTCGGGGCGCTCGCCCAGCGCAAGGGTGTTTTCACCGTGCTGCCGAAGCCACCGTGGTTCGTGACCGCGCGCACCGGCACCGCGGTGAGCGCGGGCCTCGCCCGCTTCCGCGCTCGACGCAGCTGGCCCGCGCTGCTCGTGACGCTCGCCCGGGCGTTCGGCGCCTAG
- a CDS encoding NYN domain-containing protein produces MPDTDSRTTWVLVDGENIDATLGASILGRRPQPDERPRWDRLVTFSERVWAQPAQGVFFLNASAGIPMPFVQALKAMDYVVVPLSGGPDEKIVDIAIQRTLRAMRDRDADVMLVSHDGDFLHDLSDLIGSPRRVGIAAFSEFRNAGFASIPGLEKFDLEYDARVFDAPLPRIRVIPIDEFDPSAFLG; encoded by the coding sequence GTGCCGGATACGGATTCGCGGACGACCTGGGTGCTCGTGGACGGGGAGAACATCGACGCCACCCTGGGCGCCTCGATCCTGGGCCGGCGGCCGCAGCCCGACGAGCGCCCCCGGTGGGACCGCCTCGTCACGTTCTCGGAGCGCGTCTGGGCGCAGCCCGCGCAGGGCGTGTTCTTCCTGAACGCCTCCGCCGGGATCCCGATGCCGTTCGTGCAGGCGTTGAAGGCGATGGACTACGTCGTCGTGCCGCTCTCGGGCGGACCCGACGAGAAGATCGTCGACATCGCGATCCAGCGCACGCTCCGGGCGATGCGCGACCGCGACGCCGACGTGATGCTGGTGAGCCACGACGGCGACTTCCTCCACGACCTGTCCGATCTCATCGGCTCGCCCCGGCGGGTGGGCATCGCCGCGTTCTCGGAGTTCCGCAACGCCGGTTTCGCCTCCATCCCGGGCCTGGAGAAGTTCGACCTCGAGTACGACGCCCGAGTGTTCGACGCCCCGCTGCCGCGGATCCGCGTCATCCCGATCGACGAGTTCGACCCGAGCGCGTTCCTCGGCTGA
- a CDS encoding Pr6Pr family membrane protein, whose product MSNDVAATARSSARTTAARVWFGVIAVVVAIALTIQLTLIFTGGQDVNSGTSTAGESLATRLVRLFSFFTIQSNIFVLGTSLALALNIRRDGRVWRVLRLDALLGIIITGLVYETVLARLVHPEGWALAATIGFHYIAPWATLIGWLLFGPRPRIGWRACALAFIWPVLWLVYTFVHGAVTGWYPYPFLDVATIGFADSVRNSLFVLLIGVVIAVVLTLLDRFLPALVQDPRRRARGTAS is encoded by the coding sequence ATGTCGAACGACGTCGCGGCAACGGCACGGAGCTCGGCGCGCACGACGGCTGCGCGGGTGTGGTTCGGCGTGATCGCGGTCGTGGTCGCCATCGCGCTGACGATCCAGCTGACACTCATCTTCACCGGCGGACAGGACGTCAACTCCGGCACGTCGACCGCCGGTGAGAGCCTCGCCACGAGACTCGTGCGCCTGTTCAGCTTCTTCACCATCCAGAGCAACATCTTCGTGCTGGGCACCTCGCTCGCCCTCGCCCTGAACATCCGGCGCGACGGACGAGTCTGGAGGGTGCTGCGGCTCGATGCCCTCCTCGGCATCATCATCACGGGACTCGTCTACGAGACGGTTCTCGCACGGCTGGTGCACCCCGAGGGGTGGGCGCTCGCCGCGACCATCGGCTTCCACTACATCGCGCCGTGGGCGACGCTCATCGGGTGGCTGCTGTTCGGCCCTCGCCCGCGCATCGGCTGGCGTGCGTGCGCCCTCGCCTTCATCTGGCCCGTCCTGTGGCTCGTATACACGTTCGTCCACGGCGCCGTCACCGGCTGGTACCCCTACCCCTTCCTCGACGTCGCCACGATCGGCTTCGCCGACTCCGTGCGCAACTCCCTGTTCGTGCTCCTGATCGGGGTGGTGATCGCGGTCGTTCTGACGCTCCTCGACCGGTTCCTGCCGGCGCTCGTGCAGGACCCGCGTCGGCGAGCCCGCGGCACGGCGTCATGA
- a CDS encoding response regulator transcription factor, which produces MRILICEDSVLLREGLVRLLDDSGHEVIAALADADGLDETVARDVPDLCILDVRLPPSFTDEGIRAAVRLRAQHPTLPVVVLSQYVEERYASDLIAGGGGAFGYLLKDRVADVSDFLDTLRRIAEGATVLDPEVVAQLLGRRSRDERMQRLTDRERAVLALIAEGRSNQAIAGALFVSEASVEKYITAIFQKLGLEQDESGNRRVQAALVHLEHGGTAPQTGAAR; this is translated from the coding sequence ATGCGTATCTTGATCTGCGAGGACTCCGTGCTTCTCCGTGAGGGCCTCGTCCGGCTGCTCGACGACTCCGGTCACGAGGTGATCGCGGCGCTCGCCGACGCCGATGGGCTCGACGAGACGGTCGCCCGGGATGTCCCCGACCTCTGCATCCTCGACGTGCGGCTCCCGCCTTCCTTCACCGACGAGGGCATCCGCGCCGCGGTGCGGCTGCGGGCCCAGCATCCGACCCTGCCCGTCGTGGTGCTCTCGCAGTACGTCGAGGAGCGCTACGCCAGCGACCTCATCGCCGGGGGAGGGGGCGCCTTCGGCTACCTGCTGAAAGATCGGGTCGCCGACGTCTCCGACTTCCTCGACACGCTCCGCCGCATCGCGGAGGGGGCGACGGTGCTCGACCCCGAGGTCGTCGCGCAGCTGCTCGGGCGCCGGAGCCGTGACGAACGGATGCAGCGGCTCACCGATCGCGAACGCGCGGTTCTCGCGCTCATCGCCGAGGGGCGCTCGAACCAGGCCATCGCCGGTGCGCTGTTCGTCTCCGAGGCGAGCGTGGAGAAGTACATCACCGCCATCTTCCAGAAACTCGGACTCGAGCAGGACGAGTCGGGCAACCGGCGAGTGCAGGCAGCGCTCGTCCATCTCGAGCACGGCGGCACCGCGCCGCAGACAGGAGCAGCACGATGA
- a CDS encoding dehydrogenase → MTKTTDAAQSHGPVTDDALTSPLHLPHIAADCPKCFTELQRDRDWWLARPAGSRLVGLVVSRPGMPSVVEQRDDLTRFGVPIEGFRHPAPETLEVWPDRLTRFFDTLSRGDVLVVANVHALGATLEQETRAVADLHARGVVVKVLGHGGRHLFDTGR, encoded by the coding sequence ATGACGAAGACGACGGATGCTGCGCAGTCGCACGGTCCGGTGACGGACGACGCACTGACGAGCCCCCTGCACCTGCCCCACATCGCGGCCGACTGCCCGAAGTGCTTCACCGAGCTGCAGCGCGACCGCGACTGGTGGCTCGCACGTCCTGCCGGATCCCGGCTCGTCGGCCTCGTGGTCTCACGCCCCGGCATGCCCTCCGTGGTCGAGCAGCGCGACGATCTGACGCGGTTCGGGGTGCCGATCGAGGGATTCCGACACCCCGCTCCCGAGACGCTCGAGGTATGGCCCGATCGGCTGACCCGCTTCTTCGACACGCTCTCGCGGGGCGACGTGCTGGTCGTCGCCAACGTGCACGCGCTCGGCGCGACGCTCGAGCAGGAGACCCGCGCGGTCGCCGACCTGCACGCCCGCGGGGTCGTCGTCAAGGTGCTCGGCCACGGCGGCCGGCATCTGTTCGACACCGGCCGCTGA
- a CDS encoding glutaredoxin family protein, which translates to MTSDTPVKMFGAQWCIDCRRTKKQLDELGISYEYVDLEADPAAADIAREISGRTQIPVVVYPDSSHHVEPSNADVEAKLRELALI; encoded by the coding sequence ATGACTTCGGATACTCCCGTGAAGATGTTCGGCGCCCAGTGGTGCATCGACTGCCGCCGCACGAAGAAGCAGCTCGACGAGCTCGGCATCTCTTACGAGTACGTCGACCTCGAGGCCGACCCGGCCGCGGCCGACATCGCCCGCGAGATCTCGGGCCGCACGCAGATCCCCGTCGTGGTCTACCCCGACTCGTCGCACCATGTCGAGCCGTCGAACGCCGACGTCGAGGCCAAGCTCCGCGAGCTCGCACTCATCTGA
- a CDS encoding cation:proton antiporter has translation MLDPLLIFVGAVVVICLATAFGPRFNLAGPLILMALGLGVSLLPFVPALEIDPELILVVVLPPLLYSAAVQLPAIEFRRDFGPIAGLSVLLVVVSSIVLGLFFAWLIPGLGIALGIALGAILSPTDAVATSIAKRLGISTRVVTLLEGESLLNDATALVLLRTAIAAVAGGFAFGDTVFAFAQAVIVAVLVGAVVGWLNLRVRAWVAHSAANTALSFTIPFIAYLPSEHLGGSGLVAAVVAGIVTGQGAARWFTPDERISDRLNWRTVELLLEGAVFLVMGLELKEIVQRNLERDQGLWQGAWLAVAALAIVLLVRSAYVAMLIWLQGRRRRLHGRTRQRVEAMDDGLDQFEARLDAGPPDVVRGPGRGPDRPTRRFDMAHARRRLEMGRSRLRRLVADLDYYRDTPLDWRHGSVIVWAGMRGVVTLAAAQTLPRDTVERPLLIFVAFLVAVLSLLLQGLTLPGLVRMLGLTDDKAEGPTREEQQALNAELRSAAGEAVAAGKLQRRDGEPFPENIVRVVGARMTQPPDEDVDARTQEVLELRLAIIEVMRARLAELSHDGRHATAALRHALAELDADQLSLELRLDDAD, from the coding sequence GTGCTCGACCCCCTCCTCATCTTCGTGGGCGCGGTCGTCGTGATCTGCCTCGCGACCGCGTTCGGCCCGCGCTTCAACCTCGCCGGCCCGCTGATCCTCATGGCGCTCGGCCTCGGCGTCAGCCTGCTGCCGTTCGTGCCGGCGCTCGAGATCGATCCCGAGCTCATCCTCGTCGTCGTGCTGCCACCGCTGCTGTACTCGGCCGCGGTGCAGCTGCCAGCGATCGAGTTCCGCCGCGACTTCGGCCCGATCGCGGGCCTCTCGGTGCTGCTCGTGGTGGTCAGTTCGATCGTGCTCGGCCTGTTCTTCGCCTGGCTGATCCCGGGCCTGGGCATCGCTCTGGGGATCGCGCTCGGGGCCATCCTGAGCCCCACGGATGCTGTGGCCACCTCGATCGCGAAACGCCTGGGCATCTCGACCCGGGTCGTGACCCTGCTGGAGGGCGAGAGCCTGCTCAACGACGCCACCGCTCTGGTGCTGCTGCGCACCGCGATCGCGGCGGTCGCCGGCGGCTTCGCGTTCGGCGACACCGTCTTCGCCTTCGCCCAGGCCGTGATCGTGGCCGTGCTCGTCGGCGCGGTCGTCGGCTGGCTCAACCTGCGGGTGCGGGCCTGGGTGGCCCACTCCGCGGCGAACACCGCTCTCAGCTTCACCATCCCGTTCATCGCCTACCTGCCGTCGGAGCACCTGGGCGGATCGGGGCTGGTGGCGGCGGTGGTCGCCGGCATCGTCACCGGGCAGGGCGCGGCACGCTGGTTCACCCCCGACGAACGCATCTCCGACCGCCTCAACTGGCGAACGGTCGAGCTGCTGCTCGAGGGCGCGGTCTTCCTCGTGATGGGTCTCGAGCTCAAAGAGATCGTGCAGCGCAACCTCGAGCGCGACCAGGGACTCTGGCAGGGCGCGTGGCTGGCCGTCGCGGCTCTCGCCATCGTGCTGCTCGTGCGCAGTGCTTACGTCGCAATGCTCATCTGGCTGCAGGGGCGCAGACGGAGGCTTCACGGGCGCACCCGCCAACGCGTCGAGGCCATGGACGACGGGCTCGACCAGTTCGAAGCCAGACTCGACGCCGGTCCGCCCGACGTCGTCCGCGGCCCGGGTCGCGGCCCCGACCGTCCGACGCGACGGTTCGACATGGCCCACGCGCGACGTCGGCTCGAGATGGGGCGCTCGCGCCTGCGGCGCCTCGTCGCCGACCTCGACTACTACCGCGACACCCCGCTCGACTGGCGGCACGGTTCGGTGATCGTCTGGGCCGGCATGCGCGGTGTGGTCACGCTCGCGGCTGCACAGACCCTCCCCCGCGACACCGTCGAGCGGCCTTTGCTCATCTTCGTGGCGTTCCTCGTCGCGGTCCTGAGCCTCCTGCTGCAGGGGCTCACCCTGCCGGGCCTCGTGCGCATGCTCGGGCTCACCGACGACAAGGCCGAGGGGCCGACGCGCGAGGAGCAGCAGGCGCTCAACGCCGAGCTGCGCTCCGCCGCCGGCGAGGCGGTCGCCGCCGGCAAGCTCCAACGCCGCGACGGCGAACCCTTCCCGGAGAACATCGTGCGGGTCGTGGGGGCGCGCATGACGCAGCCGCCCGACGAAGACGTCGATGCCCGCACGCAGGAGGTACTCGAACTGCGGCTCGCGATCATCGAGGTGATGCGCGCACGTCTGGCAGAGCTCTCGCACGACGGCCGACACGCGACGGCGGCGCTTCGGCACGCGCTGGCCGAGCTCGACGCCGACCAGCTCAGCCTCGAACTCCGCCTCGACGACGCCGACTAG
- a CDS encoding sensor histidine kinase: protein MSSQTTAPPPLPAPAAVSPAASAPAATRRDDPAVPSTARPLRVAGAAAQLAALGVVGPFVFIGFFAALASGVGLVFAAGVGIIVLIALAYVLFAVAWLENARVDGLYGFDLPPLSARRPTQPGFAGVLGMFWRQAIDPSVWRAIANLAISTILGVLVLVLVTVAATGITIAFAPLYADTVSMYGLEVPVTWAPLIGPIVALISAAAIIGLALLHGVLSRLIMVPSRETQLAAEAREAGAQRAGAIRASEVERTRIERDLHDGVQPRLVSVGMTLGLARQKIDEDPAAAKALIEEAHTSTKAAITELRQLARGIHASVLDDRGLDAALSALAARSHVPVHLDVRIDGRCGRTAEAAAYFAIAESLTNAAKHSRATGVRVVVRSRDDGSLWARVEDDGLGGARILPGGGLDGIANRIAAAGGTFRLDSPNGGPTALEVSVPCAS from the coding sequence ATGAGTTCGCAGACGACCGCGCCGCCGCCGCTCCCGGCCCCCGCCGCGGTTTCCCCCGCAGCATCCGCCCCCGCGGCGACCCGGCGTGACGACCCCGCCGTGCCGTCGACCGCCCGCCCGTTGCGCGTTGCGGGGGCCGCCGCGCAGCTCGCCGCCCTCGGCGTCGTCGGGCCGTTCGTCTTCATCGGCTTCTTCGCTGCGCTGGCGAGCGGGGTGGGTCTCGTCTTCGCCGCGGGTGTCGGCATCATCGTGCTCATCGCGCTGGCCTACGTGCTGTTCGCCGTCGCGTGGCTCGAGAACGCCCGGGTCGACGGCCTCTACGGCTTCGACCTCCCCCCGCTCTCGGCACGCAGACCGACGCAGCCGGGATTCGCGGGTGTGCTCGGCATGTTCTGGCGCCAGGCGATCGACCCCTCGGTCTGGCGAGCGATCGCGAACCTCGCCATCTCGACGATCCTCGGTGTCCTCGTGCTCGTGCTGGTCACGGTCGCGGCCACGGGAATCACCATCGCCTTCGCCCCGCTCTATGCCGACACGGTCTCGATGTACGGGCTCGAGGTTCCCGTCACCTGGGCGCCGCTGATCGGCCCGATCGTCGCGCTGATCTCGGCCGCGGCGATCATCGGCCTCGCCCTGCTGCACGGGGTGCTGTCGCGTCTGATCATGGTGCCCTCCCGCGAGACGCAGCTGGCCGCCGAGGCGCGAGAGGCCGGGGCCCAGCGCGCCGGCGCGATCCGCGCCTCCGAGGTCGAGCGCACGCGCATCGAGCGCGACCTCCACGACGGCGTGCAGCCCCGGCTCGTCTCCGTGGGGATGACACTGGGCCTCGCCCGGCAGAAGATCGACGAAGACCCGGCCGCGGCCAAGGCGCTCATCGAAGAAGCGCACACCTCGACGAAGGCCGCCATCACCGAACTCCGGCAGCTCGCGCGGGGCATCCACGCCTCGGTGCTCGACGACCGCGGGCTGGATGCTGCGCTTTCGGCGCTCGCCGCCCGATCGCACGTGCCCGTGCATCTCGACGTCCGCATCGACGGGCGGTGCGGACGCACCGCCGAGGCCGCCGCCTATTTCGCGATCGCGGAGTCGCTCACGAACGCGGCGAAGCACTCCCGGGCGACGGGTGTGCGGGTCGTCGTGCGCAGCCGCGATGACGGCAGCCTCTGGGCCCGCGTCGAGGACGACGGACTCGGCGGCGCGCGCATCCTGCCGGGCGGAGGCCTTGACGGCATCGCGAATCGCATCGCCGCCGCCGGCGGCACCTTCCGCCTCGACAGCCCGAACGGCGGCCCGACCGCCCTGGAGGTGAGCGTGCCGTGCGCATCGTGA
- a CDS encoding polysaccharide deacetylase family protein, whose product MTSSRGERVRARRAVYRARRLWVFGSLAAVIVLAAGGVFTAMALAQSAGSGPTAQAEPAASEPATPIPEETPLTPAQTLLASTTDPQACAVQFTGDAIAQDPVLQTQGALYSGLPIPRAEGKVFAGWYASDADAAALTAAARVNGSDAVSCVDRQVTLHGAWTTPDVNAAEDAGIPILMYHQFTANPEGENNSLKLNYAYIGDFDAQMAYIASSGFYLPTWDELSAFIDGALFLPEHSVIVTDDDAHQTWLELAAPVVEKYKVMTTSFVITKWRTEGTPNPYVLQRSHTQDMHEAGENGKGRMVNWTADQIAADLEQSAQILGAREVVAYPFGHYNDTTKQGVAQAGFEMGRTIEQGYVRIGTDKLALPCIRINYGMTVDDLAGLIG is encoded by the coding sequence ATGACGTCGTCACGCGGTGAACGGGTGCGCGCGAGACGCGCCGTCTACCGGGCACGCCGGTTGTGGGTCTTCGGGTCGCTCGCCGCGGTGATCGTGCTCGCGGCCGGCGGGGTCTTCACCGCCATGGCGCTCGCTCAGTCCGCGGGGTCGGGCCCGACGGCGCAGGCGGAGCCCGCAGCATCCGAGCCGGCCACTCCGATCCCCGAGGAGACTCCTCTCACCCCCGCCCAGACGCTCCTCGCGTCCACGACCGACCCGCAGGCGTGCGCGGTGCAGTTCACCGGTGACGCGATCGCACAAGACCCGGTGCTGCAGACCCAGGGGGCGCTCTACTCCGGGCTCCCGATCCCGCGCGCGGAGGGCAAGGTCTTCGCGGGGTGGTACGCGAGCGACGCGGATGCTGCGGCCCTCACCGCGGCGGCGCGGGTGAACGGCTCCGACGCGGTGTCGTGCGTCGACCGGCAGGTCACGCTGCACGGCGCGTGGACGACCCCCGACGTGAACGCCGCGGAAGACGCGGGCATCCCGATCCTCATGTACCACCAGTTCACGGCGAACCCCGAGGGCGAGAACAACTCGCTCAAGCTGAACTACGCCTACATCGGCGACTTCGACGCGCAGATGGCCTACATCGCCTCATCGGGGTTCTACCTTCCGACCTGGGACGAATTGAGCGCGTTCATCGACGGCGCGCTGTTCCTTCCCGAGCACTCTGTGATCGTGACCGACGACGACGCCCACCAGACGTGGCTCGAGCTCGCCGCGCCCGTGGTGGAGAAGTACAAGGTAATGACGACATCGTTCGTCATCACGAAGTGGCGCACCGAAGGCACGCCCAACCCCTACGTGCTACAGCGCTCGCACACCCAGGACATGCACGAGGCCGGCGAGAACGGCAAGGGCCGGATGGTCAACTGGACCGCCGACCAGATCGCCGCCGACCTCGAGCAGTCGGCCCAGATCCTGGGGGCGAGGGAGGTCGTCGCCTACCCGTTCGGGCACTACAACGACACCACGAAGCAGGGTGTCGCCCAGGCCGGATTCGAGATGGGCCGCACGATCGAGCAGGGGTATGTGCGGATCGGCACCGACAAACTCGCCCTGCCGTGCATCCGGATCAACTACGGAATGACCGTCGACGATCTGGCCGGTCTCATCGGCTGA